The following coding sequences are from one Trichoplusia ni isolate ovarian cell line Hi5 chromosome 15, tn1, whole genome shotgun sequence window:
- the LOC113501260 gene encoding alpha-tocopherol transfer protein-like produces the protein MSVSVRPLTPALEEKARKELFEDPNRLPSDLQSIKDWLAKQPHLRARTDDQWLVAFLRGCKYSLERTKEKLDLYYSVRTTAPELYRIKYTDPLFEEMLSLGVFVIIPTAPGPDAPIVSVIRPGKYDPNKYNITDIFAVTNTLMKILLVDNDNAIVAGGRSILDLEGVTMAHFLQMTSSTMKKMVVLGQDASPLRMKGTHYLNTPPGFETIFNAMKALLNEKNKNRLFVHNKNYDELYKHIPQEALPAEYGGKAGTMDEITDYWRSKVKEYSSWLDEDIKYGTDESKRPGKPKTAEDMFGVEGSFRQLEFD, from the exons ATGTCTGTGTCTGTGAGGCCGTTGACTCCTGCGCTGGAGGAGAAGGCGCGGAAGGAGCTGTTTGAGGACCCCAACAGGCTGCCGAGTGACCTGCAGAGCATCAAGGACTGGTTGGCCAAGCAGCCCCATCTGAGGGCTAGGACAG ATGACCAATGGCTCGTCGCTTTCCTGCGTGGTTGCAAATACAGTTTGGAAAGAACCAAAGAGAAGTTGGATCTGTATTACTCAGTGAGGACGACGGCACCTGAACTGTACAGGATAAAATACACTGATCCTTTGTTCGAGGAGATGCTCAGTTTGGG GGTCTTTGTAATAATACCTACAGCACCAGGTCCCGATGCACCAATAGTGTCCGTGATCAGACCAGGAAAGTACGATCCCAACAAGTACAACATCACGGACATCTTTGCAGTCACTAATACTCTTATGAAG ATTCTTCTGGTAGACAATGACAACGCCATTGTGGCAGGCGGTCGGAGCATCCTGGATCTCGAAGGTGTGACGATGGCACATTTCCTGCAAATGACGTCATCCACCATGAAGAAAATGGTTGTCCTGGGACAG gaCGCGTCGCCATTACGTATGAAAGGCACCCACTACTTGAACACACCTCCAGGCTTTGAAACTATTTTCAATGCCATGAAGGCATTGCTTAACGAGAAAAACAAGAACAGA cTCTTTGTCCACAACAAGAATTATGATGAGTTGTACAAACATATCCCACAAGAAGCTTTGCCGGCTGAATACGGCGGTAAAGCTGGCACTATGGACGAAATTACAG aCTATTGGAGGAGTAAGGTGAAGGAGTACAGCTCGTGGCTGGACGAGGATATAAAGTATGGCACGGACGAGTCGAAACGACCTGGCAAGCCCAAGACAGCTGAAGACATGTTTGGAGTTGAAGGGTCTTTCAGGCAACTTGAATTTgattaa
- the LOC113501398 gene encoding retinol-binding protein pinta-like: MIRPLTPELAKIAKDELNENPNQVPSDLQHLKDWISKQPHLRARTDDQWLIALLRGSKFSLEKVKKKLDLYYTLRTTAPDLTLRIKPTDPKFLDFFRLGTCLILPKPKDKLIPRVILIRAGHYDASVFNVADVMCMFYYLVQILVMEDDVACVLGTKIVTDYSEVTMAHFMQGTPSMLKKMVAVCQDSMPLRLKVY; this comes from the exons aTGATACGTCCTCTAACCCCGGAGTTGGCGAAAATAGCCAAAGATGAATTGAATGAGAACCCGAATCAAGTACCAAGCGATCTTCAGCATTTGAAGGATTGGATCTCAAAACAGCCCCACTTGAGGGCGAGGACAG ATGATCAGTGGCTCATCGCGTTGTTGCGAGGCAGTAAGTTCAGTTTGGAGAAGGTCAAGAAGAAGTTAGACTTGTATTATACCTTAAGGACCACGGCACCAGATCTAACCTTGAGAATAAAACCTACAGATCCAAAGTTCTTGGACTTTTTTAGACTTGG GACATGCCTGATCCTTCCGAAGCCGAAAGACAAGTTAATTCCCCGCGTCATCCTGATCAGAGCTGGTCACTACGACGCGTCAGTCTTCAATGTAGCTGACGTCATGTGCATGTTTTACTACTTAGTACAG ATACTTGTGATGGAAGATGATGTAGCTTGCGTGTTAGGCACCAAAATAGTTACGGACTACTCGGAGGTTACCATGGCGCACTTCATGCAGGGCACGCCTTCTATGCTTAAGAAGATGGTCGCGGTTTGTCAG GATTCGATGCCCCTCAGATTAAAAGTCTATTAA